From the Platichthys flesus chromosome 6, fPlaFle2.1, whole genome shotgun sequence genome, one window contains:
- the phf21ab gene encoding PHD finger protein 21A isoform X2, protein MLQLDGFPTGHGVKADRSAGRLTGSMMELQTLQEALKVEIQIHQKLVAQMKQDPQNADLKKQLHELQAKITALSEKQKKVVEQLRKELLVKQEPEAKIQLQIQTPPGGGDIKPINLLQSQQIPGGLQQALTVTPVLTAKTLPLVLKAATTAALPGSVLPQRPPTLAMVTTAICKPDSQNSPINLQVASKLTNQCSEPVRLVSKNAIVVQATTNTTAQPIKVPQFVPPPRLTPRPTFQPQVRPKPATPTNIPIAPAPPPPMMAAPQLLQRPVMLATKLSSLSSAAPIHQVRIVNGQPCSKTGSTPLTGIIITTPVSATPTRLTSPAHTPSPALTPAKPIQISSLTSESMQTVKSGGGAERRVVSLPSSSSTPPSSPAPRPKREENPEKLAFMVSLGLVTHDHLEEIQSKRQERKRRTTANPVYSGAVFEPERKKSAVSYLNSPLHQGTRKRGRPPKYSSVPELGSLTPTSPSSPVHPLPLPSPSSGDGDIHEDFCTVCRRSGQLLMCDTCSRVYHLDCLDPPLKTIPKGMWICPKCQDQILKKEDAIPWPGTLAIVHSYIAYKEAKEEEKLKLMKWSSELKVEREQLEQRVKQLSNSITKCMETKNGILSRQKEMQLSLDKVKHLILLIQAFNFNKALAETEGKATAAVVQDSSEAAPEATCVEKVTAVSSSSNTNTNGSDQQDQNGAAGSNQTAAVGGGPDLQPSPEDTTAPEPDTSLGVGPGGGPGGKMGPGGGPGGEGGGNTGTGPHSVVKSDTAPVVDHPVTSTVSAVATTNGTAESACPDHNPAGDCTPPAGDCTPPASSENKMSAVNPPETAVEEKQEEIADSDGSNTNNSKTSEPSQHSLPALVSSLDKIK, encoded by the exons AAACTCGTTGCCCAGATGAAGCAGGACCCTCAG AACGCTGAtctgaagaagcagctgcacGAACTCCAAGCAAAGATCACAGCCCTGAGTGAGAAGCAG aAAAAGGtggtggagcagctgaggaaggagctgctggtgaaACAGGAACCTGAGGCCAAGATACAGCTGCAGATCCAAACTCCTCCAGGAGGTGGCGACATCAAGCCAATCAACCTGCTGCAGAGCCAGCAGATACCTGGAGGACTGCAGCAG GCGCTGACAGTGACGCCGGTCCTCACCGCGAAGACGCTACCTCTGGTGCTGAAAGCTGCCACCACGGCCGCCCTGCCCGGCAGCGTCCTCCCACAGCGCCCCCCCACTCTCGCTATGGTAACCACAGCTATCTGCAAACCTGACTCGCAGAACAGCCCCATCAACCTGCAGGTGGCCAGCAAGCTGACCAATCAGTGCTCAGAGCCTGTGCGACTGGTGTCCAAGAACGCCATTGTG GTGCAggccaccaccaacaccactgCCCAGCCAATCAAAGTTCCTCAGTTTGTCCCTCCTCCTAGACTGACGCCTCGACCCACCTTTCAGCCACAG GTCAGGCCCAAACCGGCCACACCCACCAACATCCCCATTGCCCCTGCCCCTCCCCCGCCCATGATGGCGGCCCCCCAGCTGCTCCAGCGGCCCGTCATGTTGGCCACCAAGCTGTCCTCGCTGTCCTCGGCGGCTCCCATCCACCAGGTCCGCATCGTGAACGGGCAGCCCTGCAGTAAGACCGGCTCCACGCCGCTGACGGGCATCATCATCACCACGCCCGTCTCCGCCACACCCACCCGCCTCACCAGCCCCGCCCACACACCCAGCCCCGCCCTGACTCCTGCCAAGCCGATCCAGATCAGCAGCCTGACCAGCGAGTCCATG cagacCGTTAAATCCggaggtggagcagagaggagggtcgtcagcctcccctcctcttcctccactccgCCGTCGTCTCCAGCTCCCAGACCCAAGAGAGAGGAGAACCCAGAG AAACTGGCCTTCATGGTGTCACTGGGGCTCGTAACACACGACCACCTGGAAg AAATTCAGAGCAAAAGACAGGAGCGAAAGAGAAGAACGACGGCCAACCCAGTGTACAGCGGAGCCGTGTTCGAACCTGAG aggaagaagagtgCAGTGAGCTACCTGAACAGTCCTCTGCACCAGGGGACCAGAAAGAGAG GTCGCCCACCCAAATACAGCAGCGTCCCGGAGCTGGGCAGCCTCACTCCGACCTCCCCCTCCAGCCCCGTCCATCCCCTCCCCCTGCCCAGCCCCAGCTCTGGGGAT GGAGACATCCATGAGGATTTCTGCACTGTGTGCAGACGCAGTGGCCAGTTGCTCATGTGCGACACGTGTTCTCGTGTTTATCACCTGGACTGCCTGGATCCACCCCTGAAAACCATTCCTAAAGGCATGTGGATCTGTCCAAAATGCCAAGATCAG ATCCTGAAAAAAGAAGACGCCATTCCCTGGCCTGGAACTCTGGCCATCGTTCATTCCTACATCGCTTACAAAGAAG ctaaagaagaggagaaactcAAACTGATGAAGTGGAGTTCTGAACTGAAGGTGGAGcgggagcagctggagcagagagTCAAGCAGCTCAGCAACTCCATCACG AAATGCATGGAGACCAAAAACGGCATCCTGTCTCGTCAGAAGGAGATGCAGCTTTCCCTGGACAAAGTCAAACACCTCATTCTTCTCATCCAAGCATTCAACTTCAACAAAGCTTTGGCAGAGACGGAGGGTAAAGCCACCGCTGCCGTAGTCCAGGACAGTTCTGAAGCTGCTCCAGAAGCCACCTGTGTGGAGAAGGTTACGGCtgtgagctcctcctccaacaCCAACACCAACGGAAGTGACCAACAGGACCAGAACGGAGCCGCCGGCAGCAACcagacagcagcagtgggaggagGCCCCGACCTCCAGCCCAGCCCGGAAGACACCACGGCCCCAGAACCAGACACCAGCCTCGGGGTAGGGCCTGGTGGAGGACCAGGGGGTAAGATGGGGCCTGGTGGAGGAccagggggagaaggaggaggtaaCACAGGGACGGGTCCACATTCGGTGGTGAAGTCTGACACGGCTCCGGTGGTTGACCATCCCGTCACCTCGACGGTTTCAGCGGTCGCCACCACCAACGGTACAGCGGAGTCGGCCTGCCCGGACCACAACCCTGCAGGAGACTGCACCCCCCCTGCAGGAGACTGCACCCCCCCCGCCAGCTCTGAGAACAAGATGTCTGCCGTGAACCCTCCAGAAACAGcagtggaggagaagcaggaggagatcGCTGACAGTGACGGCAGCAACACCAACAACAGCAAAACCTCAGAACCCTCCCAGCATTCGTTGCCAGCTCTCGTCAGCAGTTTGGACAAAATAAAGTAA
- the phf21ab gene encoding PHD finger protein 21A isoform X1 produces the protein MLQLDGFPTGHGVKADRSAGRLTGSMMELQTLQEALKVEIQIHQKLVAQMKQDPQNADLKKQLHELQAKITALSEKQKKVVEQLRKELLVKQEPEAKIQLQIQTPPGGGDIKPINLLQSQQIPGGLQQALTVTPVLTAKTLPLVLKAATTAALPGSVLPQRPPTLAMVTTAICKPDSQNSPINLQVASKLTNQCSEPVRLVSKNAIVVRPKPATPTNIPIAPAPPPPMMAAPQLLQRPVMLATKLSSLSSAAPIHQVRIVNGQPCSKTGSTPLTGIIITTPVSATPTRLTSPAHTPSPALTPAKPIQISSLTSESMQTVKSGGGAERRVVSLPSSSSTPPSSPAPRPKREENPEKLAFMVSLGLVTHDHLEEIQSKRQERKRRTTANPVYSGAVFEPERKKSAVSYLNSPLHQGTRKRGRPPKYSSVPELGSLTPTSPSSPVHPLPLPSPSSGDGDIHEDFCTVCRRSGQLLMCDTCSRVYHLDCLDPPLKTIPKGMWICPKCQDQILKKEDAIPWPGTLAIVHSYIAYKEAKEEEKLKLMKWSSELKVEREQLEQRVKQLSNSITKCMETKNGILSRQKEMQLSLDKVKHLILLIQAFNFNKALAETEGKATAAVVQDSSEAAPEATCVEKVTAVSSSSNTNTNGSDQQDQNGAAGSNQTAAVGGGPDLQPSPEDTTAPEPDTSLGVGPGGGPGGKMGPGGGPGGEGGGNTGTGPHSVVKSDTAPVVDHPVTSTVSAVATTNGTAESACPDHNPAGDCTPPAGDCTPPASSENKMSAVNPPETAVEEKQEEIADSDGSNTNNSKTSEPSQHSLPALVSSLDKIK, from the exons AAACTCGTTGCCCAGATGAAGCAGGACCCTCAG AACGCTGAtctgaagaagcagctgcacGAACTCCAAGCAAAGATCACAGCCCTGAGTGAGAAGCAG aAAAAGGtggtggagcagctgaggaaggagctgctggtgaaACAGGAACCTGAGGCCAAGATACAGCTGCAGATCCAAACTCCTCCAGGAGGTGGCGACATCAAGCCAATCAACCTGCTGCAGAGCCAGCAGATACCTGGAGGACTGCAGCAG GCGCTGACAGTGACGCCGGTCCTCACCGCGAAGACGCTACCTCTGGTGCTGAAAGCTGCCACCACGGCCGCCCTGCCCGGCAGCGTCCTCCCACAGCGCCCCCCCACTCTCGCTATGGTAACCACAGCTATCTGCAAACCTGACTCGCAGAACAGCCCCATCAACCTGCAGGTGGCCAGCAAGCTGACCAATCAGTGCTCAGAGCCTGTGCGACTGGTGTCCAAGAACGCCATTGTG GTCAGGCCCAAACCGGCCACACCCACCAACATCCCCATTGCCCCTGCCCCTCCCCCGCCCATGATGGCGGCCCCCCAGCTGCTCCAGCGGCCCGTCATGTTGGCCACCAAGCTGTCCTCGCTGTCCTCGGCGGCTCCCATCCACCAGGTCCGCATCGTGAACGGGCAGCCCTGCAGTAAGACCGGCTCCACGCCGCTGACGGGCATCATCATCACCACGCCCGTCTCCGCCACACCCACCCGCCTCACCAGCCCCGCCCACACACCCAGCCCCGCCCTGACTCCTGCCAAGCCGATCCAGATCAGCAGCCTGACCAGCGAGTCCATG cagacCGTTAAATCCggaggtggagcagagaggagggtcgtcagcctcccctcctcttcctccactccgCCGTCGTCTCCAGCTCCCAGACCCAAGAGAGAGGAGAACCCAGAG AAACTGGCCTTCATGGTGTCACTGGGGCTCGTAACACACGACCACCTGGAAg AAATTCAGAGCAAAAGACAGGAGCGAAAGAGAAGAACGACGGCCAACCCAGTGTACAGCGGAGCCGTGTTCGAACCTGAG aggaagaagagtgCAGTGAGCTACCTGAACAGTCCTCTGCACCAGGGGACCAGAAAGAGAG GTCGCCCACCCAAATACAGCAGCGTCCCGGAGCTGGGCAGCCTCACTCCGACCTCCCCCTCCAGCCCCGTCCATCCCCTCCCCCTGCCCAGCCCCAGCTCTGGGGAT GGAGACATCCATGAGGATTTCTGCACTGTGTGCAGACGCAGTGGCCAGTTGCTCATGTGCGACACGTGTTCTCGTGTTTATCACCTGGACTGCCTGGATCCACCCCTGAAAACCATTCCTAAAGGCATGTGGATCTGTCCAAAATGCCAAGATCAG ATCCTGAAAAAAGAAGACGCCATTCCCTGGCCTGGAACTCTGGCCATCGTTCATTCCTACATCGCTTACAAAGAAG ctaaagaagaggagaaactcAAACTGATGAAGTGGAGTTCTGAACTGAAGGTGGAGcgggagcagctggagcagagagTCAAGCAGCTCAGCAACTCCATCACG AAATGCATGGAGACCAAAAACGGCATCCTGTCTCGTCAGAAGGAGATGCAGCTTTCCCTGGACAAAGTCAAACACCTCATTCTTCTCATCCAAGCATTCAACTTCAACAAAGCTTTGGCAGAGACGGAGGGTAAAGCCACCGCTGCCGTAGTCCAGGACAGTTCTGAAGCTGCTCCAGAAGCCACCTGTGTGGAGAAGGTTACGGCtgtgagctcctcctccaacaCCAACACCAACGGAAGTGACCAACAGGACCAGAACGGAGCCGCCGGCAGCAACcagacagcagcagtgggaggagGCCCCGACCTCCAGCCCAGCCCGGAAGACACCACGGCCCCAGAACCAGACACCAGCCTCGGGGTAGGGCCTGGTGGAGGACCAGGGGGTAAGATGGGGCCTGGTGGAGGAccagggggagaaggaggaggtaaCACAGGGACGGGTCCACATTCGGTGGTGAAGTCTGACACGGCTCCGGTGGTTGACCATCCCGTCACCTCGACGGTTTCAGCGGTCGCCACCACCAACGGTACAGCGGAGTCGGCCTGCCCGGACCACAACCCTGCAGGAGACTGCACCCCCCCTGCAGGAGACTGCACCCCCCCCGCCAGCTCTGAGAACAAGATGTCTGCCGTGAACCCTCCAGAAACAGcagtggaggagaagcaggaggagatcGCTGACAGTGACGGCAGCAACACCAACAACAGCAAAACCTCAGAACCCTCCCAGCATTCGTTGCCAGCTCTCGTCAGCAGTTTGGACAAAATAAAGTAA